In Triticum aestivum cultivar Chinese Spring chromosome 5B, IWGSC CS RefSeq v2.1, whole genome shotgun sequence, the following proteins share a genomic window:
- the LOC123110873 gene encoding putative polyol transporter 1 — protein sequence MDKEQQRHDELEAPLLPGDGGKAAATAGSAYALVCSLVASAISVIYGYNRGVMSGAQKFVQDDLGISDAQIEVLIGATSIYSLVGSLAAGWACDCAGRRRTMALSAAMFFAGSAITSVAGGYAVLMAGQLVAGVACGFGLVVAPVYIAEMAPAASRGFLSSIPEIAGNTGILLSYIADFALAGFPNNVNWRLMIGVGALPPLFLAVATLLAMPETPRWLVLHGHHDEARLVLARTTGDAALADRRLKEIVSSAQESSKQAVPGGSDGTTRSTSVWRDILIRPTRSVRRVLLAILGLQFFQQASGVAALVLYAPRVFHHAGVTSQSAVLGATILLGVAKIVAIVIPLFLADRLGRRPMLLTSAGGMTVSLLVLGLSLRASPTAHAGGSAAWWAAATSVTAAAAFMATFSLGFGPVIWMYGSEILPLRLRAQGTGIGTAVNRVMSAVVGMTFISLYEAVGMAGSFYIFAGCAAASWVFVYALLPETKGRTLEEMEALFDDSAKSPSPTTQ from the exons ATGGACAAGGAGCAACAGCGCCATGACGAGCTCGAGGCGCCGCTGCTTCCCGGCGACGGCGGGAAGGCCGCCGCCACGGCCGGAAGCGCTTACGCGCTCGTCTGCTCCCTCGTCGCCTCCGCCATCTCCGTCATCTACGGTTACA ATCGAGGTGTGATGAGCGGGGCGCAGAAGTTCGTGCAGGACGACCTGGGGATCAGCGACGCGCAGATCGAGGTGCTCATCGGGGCCACCAGCATCTACTCCCTCGTCGGCTCGCTGGCCGCGGGTTGGGCGTGCGACTGCGCGGGGCGCCGCCGCACTATGGCGCTCTCCGCTGCCATGTTCTTCGCCGGCTCCGCGATCACCAGCGTGGCGGGAGGATACGCGGTGCTGATGGCCGGACAGCTCGTCGCCGGTGTTGCGTGTGGGTTCGGCCTCGTCGTCGCGCCCGTCTACATCGCCGAGATGGCGCCGGCGGCGTCCCGTGGCTTCCTCTCCTCCATCCCCGAG ATCGCCGGCAACACGGGCATCCTGCTCAGCTACATCGCCGACTTCGCCCTTGCCGGCTTTCCCAACAACGTCAACTGGCGCCTAATGATCGGCGTCGGCGCCCTCCCGCCGCTATTTCTCGCGGTCGCCACGCTCCTCGCCATGCCGGAGACCCCGCGCTGGCTCGTACTCCACGGCCACCACGACGAGGCCCGCCTTGTCCTCGCCCGCACCACGGGCGATGCGGCCCTCGCCGACCGCCGCCTCAAGGAGATCGTTTCCTCCGCGCAGGAAAGCTCCAAGCAGGCCGTCCCCGGCGGCAGCGACGGGACGACCCGGTCGACAAGCGTCTGGCGCGACATACTGATCCGGCCGACGCGGTCTGTCCGTCGCGTGCTGCTCGCCATCCTCGGCCTCCAGTTCTTCCAGCAGGCGTCCGGCGTGGCGGCTCTCGTGTTGTACGCGCCGCGGGTGTTCCACCACGCCGGAGTGACCTCCCAGTCCGCGGTTCTCGGTGCCACGATCCTCCTTGGCGTCGCCAAGATTGTGGCCATTGTGATCCCGCTCTTTCTGGCTGACCGGCTGGGCCGGCGTCCCATGCTGCTCACCAGCGCGGGCGGCATGACCGTGTCTCTACTCGTGCTAGGCTTGTCTCTTCGAGCGTCGCCGACGGCACACGCGGGCGGGAGCGCCGCGTGGTGGGCCGCCGCAACGAGCGTGACGGCCGCCGCAGCGTTCATGGCGACCTTCTCGCTGGGGTTCGGGCCAGTAATTTGGATGTACGGGTCAGAGATCCTGCCGCTCCGGCTACGCGCGCAGGGCACTGGCATCGGCACGGCGGTGAACCGGGTGATGAGCGCCGTGGTGGGGATGACCTTCATATCGCTGTACGAGGCTGTGGGCATGGCCGGAAGCTTCTACATCTTCGCGGGGTGCGCAGCAGCGTCCTGGGTTTTCGTCTACGCACTCCTGCCGGAGACCAAGGGGAGGACCCTCGAGGAGATGGAGGCTCTCTTCGACGATTCCGCCAAGTCGCCATCGCCGACGACGCAGTGA